In the genome of Botrytis cinerea B05.10 chromosome 5, complete sequence, one region contains:
- the Bcmsb1 gene encoding Bcmsb1, protein MPNFFSRLKGKDGPTKASKKKGELDDVNDQVPAKPTWTDAWTRTTVEPEEIQNLVRGCTVELKSRALDTPFLLLPFRPTSDPSAARTFIRNFFDKRQLSREMLAQELRLTEPMVLCSVLKWCWSRMAGGVVSWEAYELFKVGENDSRYARDAFITFIPLSVDSDARRDIIFDFFDLLSAIAAHGKTNGLAGRKLSRYAGWWAFEHNDTGNGFEGGYKGWSTAADAASHLFFAYLRSLSPDSVSGTNGISKLPMSLQKLVQETEYPPERPSLLQQSTTKVVMIVNSVSPTPFALLRRANHFQYRDDDRALQQFSEFEDPVRALTDECRRVLKSISSTNQSQVSNSTESTGLRDASWSRFEDIGFSAAFDDDMADDESNFLGPKKPKPFQGLRSTPANGESKAGDRPTTPSWADFLSSGFVDDGPSSPPPLLLPPDKILPPINTRAGSSQSHQPRLESGKDLQPGELASITRFDLDDSFWWVWITSLAGEETVDRKASFGRCALIETIIKGGRWLVMEEMVKGAAPEPEAGAYIAEKKSFWGRNKKNKNSAKRRGSTGKTEMEKPSNLKPGYNQSTSASKTTIGLDQHARIQAAAIQLQQRQKKQEEEKGLAARRGRNDFEATSLKTNSVLTLQPMLKSEASPAMKWANKYDKDAVREAYLGSNFMGRGLGEGTMQSDGNSYDRQAALSPGLSSNRDLPLTPSTPTGRHSPLPPLPAGEDQAKETRVPISPSNIHPLERKPVPISPLNQNKPSMDIPRASMDHAPSSPEILDTPNKLKKKEPAPPGGIRGMFGRKKQTKPAPPNASQMAMNGKDGSKPEGKKHSLTRRFSRKKNSLKSPTSEKGDGSVSPAPPVASDEQAPLTPVTPATPRRPSYEHSIADDLSRVDTVDAREARQEFSKFDQGPLEDFPAFVPEAESETPRASEDSGSPSNNARSQYEEANEEPQEEPLTQQISPQDKWAQIRKNVAEQKARKRELEEQARIEHRPSTDNDDETSGEETIESRVARIKARVAELTGNMENNNSSAPPIRRKPL, encoded by the exons ATGcccaatttcttctcaaGGTTAAAGGGCAAAGATGGCCCGACGAAAGCttccaagaagaagggagaaCTGGACGATGTGAATGATCAAGTGCCAGCGAAGCCCACATGGACCGATGCATGGACACGAACCACCGTCGAACCAGAAGAAATCCAGAATCTGGTGAGGGGGTGTACGGTGGAATTAAAATCAAGAG CTTTGGATACGCCATTCCTCCTACTTCCATTCCGACCTACGTCAGATCCCAGCGCGGCGAGAACGTTCATTCGGAATTTCTTCGATAAGAGACAATTGAGTCGGGAAATGTTGGCACAAGAGTTGAGGCTGACGGAACCTATG GTGCTATGCAGTGTGCTGAAATGGTGTTGGAGTCGAATGGCCGGTGGTGTCGTTTCATGGGAGGCCTATGAATTATTTAAAGTTGGAGAAAATG ACTCGCGCTATGCCCGCGACGCTTTCATAACTTTCATACCTCTGAGCGTGGACTCGGATGCGAGAAGAgatatcatttttgatttcttcgatCTCTTATCAGCAATTGCTGCACATGGGAAAACGAATGGGTTAGCTGGTCGCAAATTATCGAGATATGCGGGATGGTGGGCTTTCGAGCATAATGATACCGGCAATGGATTCGAAGGTGGATACAAAGGATGGTCAAC TGCGGCTGATGCTGCAAGTCATCTATTCTTCGCCTATCTACGATCCCTCTCTCCTGATTCCGTCTCAGGCACAAATGGTATATCCAAATTACCCATGTCCCTACAGAAGTTGGTCCAGGAAACAGAGTACCCGCCAGAAAGACCTTCGTTATTACAACAATCGACGACAAAGGTGGTTATGATAGTAAATTCCGTTTCACCTACGCCATTTGCATTATTGAGAAGAGCAAATCACTTCCAGTACCGAGACGATGATCGCGCTCTACAACAATTCTCCGAATTTGAGGATCCGGTAAGAGCTTTGACTGATGAATGTCGTCgtgttttgaaatcaatctcttctACAAATCAATCCCAGGTGTCTAATTCTACAGAATCTACGGGTTTGCGAGATGCCTCTTGGTCACGATTTGAGGACATTGGATTTTCGGCagcttttgatgatgatatggcGGACGATGAGAGTAACTTCTTAGGACCAAAAAAGCCAAAGCCATTCCAAGGGCTCAGATCCACTCCCGCAAATGGTGAATCTAAAGCTGGTGACAGACCAACTACTCCTTCCTGGGCggatttcctttcttcaggctttgttgatgatggacCAAGTAGTCCTCCGCCTTTACTATTGCCACCGGATAAGATTCTGCCACCTATCAATACTAGAGCGGGAAGTTCTCAGTCACATCAACCTCGACTTGAGTCAGGCAAAGATTTGCAACCTGGTGAGCTTGCAAGTATTACTCGATTTGACTTGGATGATTCATTCTGGTGGGTTTGGATCACTAGTTTGGCCGGCGAAGAAACGGTGGACCGAAAGGCTTCATTTGGACGATGCGCTTTGATCGAGACAATCATCAAAGGTGGTCGTTGGTTAGTAATGGAGGAAATGGTCAAAGGCGCAGCGCCAGAGCCTGAGGCGGGTGCTTACATTGCAGAGAAAAAGAGCTTTTGGGGACGGAAtaagaagaataagaatagCGCAAAGCGACGAGGATCCACAGGCAAAACCGAGATGGAGAAACCCAGCAACTTAAAACCAGGATACAATCAAAGTACTAGCGCAAGCAAGACTACCATTGGCCTCGATCAACATGCTCGAATTCAAGCAGCAGCCATTCAATTAcaacaaagacaaaagaagcaggaggaagagaaagggcTAGCAGCGCGACGTGGAAGAAACGATTTCGAGGCAACTTCTCTGAAAACGAACAGTGTGTTGACACTTCAGCCAATGCTCAAATCGGAAGCTTCTCCAGCAATGAAGTGGGCCAATAAATACGATAAAGATGCTGTTCGAGAAGCATATCTCGGTAGTAACTTTATGGGACGAGGTCTTGGAGAAGGTACTATGCAATCAGATGGAAATTCATATGACCGTCAAGCGGCTCTGTCACCCGGTCTTAGCAGCAACAGAGATCTACCCCTTACTCCATCTACTCCAACTGGACGTCATTCGCCTTTACCGCCTCTACCAGCTGGCGAAGATCAAGCTAAAGAGACGCGGGTTCCAATTTCACCAAGTAATATTCATCCACTTGAAAGGAAACCTGTTCCAATATCTCCTTTGAATCAAAATAAGCCAAGTATGGATATTCCAAGAGCTTCGATGGATCATGCGCCCTCAAGCCCGGAAATTCTGGATACACCCaacaaattgaagaaaaaagagcCCGCCCCTCCTGGTGGAATTAGAGGTATGTTTGGCAGAAAGAAGCAGACAAAGCCGGCCCCACCAAATGCTTCTCAAATGGCAATGAATGGTAAAGATGGAAGCAAACcagaaggaaagaagcaCAGTCTGACTAGACGAttttcgagaaagaaaaattcacTCAAGTCACCTACTAGTGAGAAGGGAGATGGATCTGTTTCGCCAGCTCCTCCAGTTGCATCTGATGAACAGGCTCCTCTCACTCCAGTGACTCCAGCGACTCCTCGCCGTCCTTCATATGAACACTCTATTGCAGATGATCTTTCTAGAGTTGATACCGTTGATGCTCGGGAGGCTCGTCAAGAATTCTCTAAATTTGATCAAGGTCCtcttgaagattttccaGCATTTGTTCCAGAGGCTGAATCTGAGACTCCAAGAGCAAGTGAAGATTCTGGATCACCATCAAACAATGCACGAAGTCAATATGAGGAAGCCAATGAAGAACCTCAAGAAGAGCCACTCACACAACAAATCTCCCCTCAAGATAAATGGGCACAAATCCGTAAGAATGTTGCTGAACAGAAagcgagaaagagagaaCTCGAAGAACAAGCTAGAATTGAACATCGTCCATCTACTGATAACGATGATGAAACTTCAGGTGAAGAGA CAATTGAATCTCGTGTTGCACGTATTAAAGCTCGTGTAGCTGAACTTACGGGTAATATGGAGAATAATAACTCGTCCGCTCCACCTATTCGAAGAAAGCCTCTATAG